One Purpureocillium takamizusanense chromosome 1, complete sequence genomic window carries:
- a CDS encoding uncharacterized protein (TransMembrane:11 (i61-88o125-145i197-215o221-239i299-322o342-375i771-798o818-844i897-917o923-944i1038-1059o)~EggNog:ENOG503NX6D~COG:Q), whose product MPSEKEKRGGEEEAGQDQGQMARQGAESEGSPKSQSEKQGKHIFSQFFAFFRLLFAAEPTWVDIALIIFGTICAVGAGVPFPLIGVLFGQLVDNFNSATCAAENGSGQDPFRYESSINDKVIKTAWIGAIAFVLIYCYLTAWSIVSQRLAQRLRNHYVAALLRQPPSFFDTRGSAGQVSSRLQSDIAAVQSGTSEKVGAIVSTLSFMTTVFVIAFSQQPRLAGILISVMPAFLLSGAIGSRYTAKFAERHSEAVASASSIASEALSHIPVVQAFGAASRLEDMFVGHMSVAHKHAIAKAIIASVQTGLIYFFAYSANALAFWQGSIKIAEAARDNSEGSSIGQIYAIVYLLIDACVMLGGIAPMLPFIGGAVSAYQRLIRDIKEPSAIDGTSDAGLALPSDTPKSITFRNVTFEYPTRPGQPALRNINLEFPAGKYTAIVGLSGSGKSTIASLIARLHDPTDGCIEMNGQDIRNLNVRTLRSCMTFVQQEPSLFNCSILENIALGLVNSPHERHRHLKPFLGGPLLAQAAAKGRDAMSWAEAQGGGLAEIADCVRKAAEQADAAEFIDRLSAGYGTSVGPKGTSVSGGQRQRIALAQALIRDAEVLILDEATASVDSASERRMQDAIARVAASRKQAIISIAHRLATIREADNIIVMEGGEVMEQGTYSELMAREDGKFAALARLQKVNASGGDPEETECLSSTSVDDLGKKGDGDLFDRDTTNKKPQSTSHEKSESSGNDDGDEVGSKNVTQRPFSSVLKGILWLIRPSLGWLVLALFAAVFVGAVFTGSGMIFGYTVGALNPCQSTVERILSMGRFFGGLIFMLGAIELFANFFAWLGFGIIGERILFALRTLSFRSLLEQSLDWHTSLGRTPSALLSIITKDCMAIGSFSGSTFGTIFAIGVNIIIGVIISHIYAWKIALVALVSIPILLGSGFMQLRMLARFEERHKESFAKANSLASEAIQSIRSVATLSLETTYMESYKRLLAPPMNQVVRSAATTNILLSISHTTSPFVNGLTYWWGSQLIMKGEYTQRDLLIVLVAMLTGAKLWSTMFTLAPEFSRARLAIARVMEIVHIGSTVRVKGICTDGTDVESAAKPRPDPPFATAKGGVKVTFNDVSFAYPRTPETPVLDKVSFTIQPNQFCGLVGPSGAGKSTIMNLVQRLYAPTSGSILIDNQDISRLPDSFRDIVALVPQDPTLFDGTVRHNVALGAVPGHDASDEEIEAACRAAGIHDEIVALPQGYDTPCGASASRLSGGQKQRLAIARALVRRPRLLLMDESTSALDAAGEAALQKSLESASAGTTVLAITHRLHTVHKANVILVVEGGCIVDSGRHAELMEKNESYRLNATQQMLQ is encoded by the exons ATGCCTTCGGAGAAGGAAAAGCgcgggggcgaggaagaagctgGGCAGGACCAAGGGCAAATGGCCAGACAAGGAGCAGAAAGTGAGGGCAGTCCGAAAAGCCAGAGCGAGAAGCAAGGGAAACAC ATATTCAGCCAATTCTTCGCCTTCTTCCGACTCCTattcgccgccgagcccacCTGGGTTGACATTGCTCTCATCATCTTTGGAACGATATGTGCCGTGGGAGCCGGCGTGCCATTTCCTTTGATTGGAGTGCTCTTCGGTCAGCTGGTAGACAACTTTAACAGCGCGACGTGCGCCGCCGAAAATGGCTCCGGCCAAGATCCCTTCCGTTACGAGTCGTCCATCAACGACAAGGTCATCAAAACCGCATGGATTGGCGCCATTGCGTTCGTTCTCATCTACTGCTACCTCACCGCTTGGAGCATCGTCAGCCAGCGGCTCGCCCAGCGTCTACGCAATCACTATGTCGCCGCACTGCTGCGGCAGCCGCCTTCGTTCTTCGACACTCGTGGATCGGCAGGGCAGGTCTCGAGCAGGCTGCAAAGCGACATCGCAGCCGTGCAGTCAGGCACATCCGAAAAGGTCGGCGCCATTGTTTCCACCTTGAGCTTCATGACCACGGTGTTTGTCATTGCCTTCTCGCAACAGCCACGGCTGGCGGGTATCCTGATATCCGTGATGCCGGCGTTTCTTCTCTCCGGCGCCATTGGCAGCAGGTACACGGCAAAGTTCGCAGAAAGGCATAGCGAAGCAGTTGCATCTGCCTCATCGATTGCGTCAGAGGCGCTATCGCACATACCCGTGGTTCAGGCATTCGGCGCCGCTTCTCGACTCGAGGACATGTTCGTTGGGCATATGTCTGTCGCACACAAGCACGCCATTGCCAAGGCCATCATTGCCTCGGTGCAGACAGGCTTGATCTACTTCTTCGCATATAGCGCAAACGCCCTGGCCTTTTGGCAAGGCAGTATCAAAATCGCCGAGGCAGCCAGAGACAACAGTGAGGGATCATCCATTGGCCAGATCTACGCCATTGTGTATCTTCTAATCGACG CCTGCGTTATGCTGGGGGGGATAGCACCAATGCTCCCATtcatcggcggcgcagtCTCCGCGTATCAGCGTCTCATCAGAGACATCAAAGAGCCATCTGCTATCGACGGCACTTCGGATGCCGGCCTGGCTCTGCCATCAGACACACCAAAGAGCATCACGTTTCGCAATGTCACGTTCGAGTACCCAACGCGGCCAGGGCAACCCGCCCTGCGAAACATCAACCTTGAGTTCCCGGCTGGCAAGTACACCGCAATTGTTGGCCTTTCAGGTAGCGGCAAGTCGACAATCGCTTCCTTGATCGCTCGATTACATGATCCTACGGACGGATGCATCGAGATGAATGGGCAAGACATTAGAAATCTCAATGTGCGCACGCTGAGAAGCTGCATGACCTTTGTACAGCAGGAGCCTTCCCTGTTTAACTGTTCTATACTGGAGAACATTGCCCTGGGACTTGTCAACTCGCCCCATGAGCGTCATCGGCACCTCAAGCCCTTTCTTGGTGGCCCGTTACTGGCCCAAGCAGCCGCAAAAGGAAGGGATGCAATGTCCTGGGCAGAAGCTCAAGGGGGCGGCTTGGCTGAGATTGCCGATTGCGTACGAAAGGCAGCGGAACAAGCCGACGCTGCCGAGTTCATCGATCGTCTAAGCGCTGGATATGGAACCTCTGTCGGTCCCAAAGGCACCTCGGTCAGTGGCGGCCAGCGTCAACGCATTGCGCTTGCGCAGGCTCTAATTCGGGACGCCGAGGTGCTCATTCTTGACGAGGCTACTGCCAGCGTCGATTctgcgagcgagcgtcgCATGCAGGACGCCATTGCGCGCGTGGCTGCCTCTCGCAAACAAGCAATCATCTCCATCGCCCACCGACTTGCCACGatccgcgaggccgacaacATTATCGTCATGGAAGGCGGGGAGGTCATGGAACAAGGAACTTATTCTGAACTTATGGCCAGGGAGGATGGAAAATTTGCAGCGTTGGCAAGATTGCAGAAGGTGAACGCGAGTGGTGGCGACCCAGAAGAAACCGAATGCCTCTCAAGCACCTCTGTGGACGATTTAGGCAAAAAAGGTGATGGCGACTTGTTCGACCGCGATACTACAAACAAGAAGCCGCAATCCACTTCACACGAGAAGTCGGAGTCTAGTGGAAatgatgacggtgacgaAGTCGGCAGCAAGAACGTTACTCAAAGGCCGTTCAGCAGCGTCTTGAAAGGCATCCTCTGGCTCATCAGACCCTCCCTGGGgtggctcgtcctcgctcttttcgccgccgtcttcgttgGGGCTGTGTTTACGGGCTCTGGAATGATCTTTGGCTACACGGTTGGGGCCTTGAACCCGTGTCAGAGCACCGTCGAGCGTATCTTGTCCATGGGTCGCTTCTTCGGTGGGCTCATCTTCATGCTTGGCGCAATCGAGTTGTTTGCAAACTTCTTTGCCTGGTTGGGAttcggcatcatcggcgagAGGATTCTGTTTGCTCTGCGCACATTATCGTTTCGGTCGCTCTTGGAACAGTCTCTCGATTGGCACACTTCACTGGGTCGCACTCCCTCTGCCTTGCTGTCAATCATCACCAAGGACTGCATGGCTATTGGAAGCTTCAGCGGCTCTACATTCGGAACTATATTCGCGATCGGCgtcaacatcatcatcggcgtcaTCATCTCTCACATCTACGCCTGGAAGATCGCTCTCGTCGCTCTGGTCTCCATCCCGATCCTTCTCGGATCTGGCTTCATGCAATTGCGCATGTTGGCCCGCTTCGAAGAGAGACACAAGGAGTCGTTTGCAAAGGCTAATTCGTTGGCATCTGAAGCCATTCAATCTATCCGCAGCGTGGCGACACTCTCCCTCGAGACCACCTATATGGAGTCGTACAAGCGGttgctggcgccgcccatgaaCCAGGTCGTCCGGTCAGCAGCCACAACCAACATCCTGCTGTCGATTTCTCACACGACTTCTCCATTCGTCAACGGTTTGACGTATTGGTGGGGATCCCAGCTCATCATGAAGGGCGAATACACACAGCGAGACCTTCTCATCGTCTTAGTCGCCATGCTCACAGGCGCGAAGCTCTGGAGCACCATGTTTACCCTCGCCCCAGAATTTTCCAGGGCTCGTCTCGCCATAGCTCGCGTCATGGAGATTGTCCACATAGGATCTACCGTTCGCGTTAAGGGCATCTGCACTGACGGGACGGACGTCGAGTCTGCTGCGAAACCTAGGCCAGACCCGCCCTTCGCCACTGCCAAGGGAGGCGTCAAGGTCACGTTTAACGACGTTTCATTCGCATACCCCAGGACTCCTGAGACACCGGTTCTTGATAAGGTCTCCTTTACCATTCAGCCCAACCAATTTTGTGGCCTAGTCGGCCCCTCCGGAGCCGGCAAAAGCACTATCATGAATCTCGTTCAAAGGCTATACGCACCTACGTCGGGATCTATTCTCATAGACAATCAGGACATCTCAAGGCTGCCAGACTCTTTCCGCGACATTGTCGCATTAGTACCTCAGGATCCCACCCTCTTTGACGGAACCGTGCGACACAATGTTGCTCTGGGTGCGGTTCCTGGGCACGACGCTTCAGATGAGGAGATCGAGGCGGCCTGTCGCGCCGCTGGGATCCACGACGAAATTGTCGCTCTTCCGCAAGGATACGATACGCCCTGTGGCGCGTCGGCATCACGTCTATCCGGAGGTCAGAAACAGCGACTTGCCATTGCCCGTGCCCTGGTCCGTCGACCGCGACTGTTGCTCATGGACGAAAGTACCAGCGCTCTGGATGCGGCAGGCGAGGCGGCTCTTCAAAAAAGTCTTGAAAGTGCTTCTGCAGGGACCACGGTACTGGCAATCACGCACAGACTGCATACCGTGCATAAGGCAAACGTGATTCTCGTGGTGGAAGGGGGCTGCATTGTCGATAGTGGTCGGCACGCGGAGCTGATGGAGAAAAATGAGAGCTACAGGCTGAACGCGACGCAGCAAATGTTGCAATAG
- a CDS encoding uncharacterized protein (EggNog:ENOG503P23W~COG:G~CAZy:GT1) gives MDNQKKVLMLTNSELGQANVFLAVAHELLQLDSRVQVDICSFAPLANHVSSITQPGTGNGGNGRVSFIQLSGPSWKEALFGRPDHQFQELCDIRPTVWNVAKATKLTRIGCPWTPEEACDTVKQLEQIITDTKPDLIVVDNAFPPAVTICYKLKPNWVVLSPNTYKEFALAKQPNQQYYWKYPPPRSTIPFPVPWYQIPLVYYMVRKMFLNDSDTWMLQHVQKMKETIDTDYADWAYISIVPPEGLKILLAARPEIDFPFDVMPKHMIPCGPILKPTQAIGDADPDLAKWLARRPTVFVNLGTHASVTEKKAVEMAKALRHLLQRAEKRHTQLQVLWKLHRRGDYELSSLSDVLGEKWLEHVRITDWLDVEPTAVLESGYIACSVNHGGANSFFEAISAGVPQVILPVWGDTYDFAKRAEWLGIGKFGNPRHAPDVDARELGRNLEKVLFGPRAQGIKEKAQRLADLCRDGGGGRRIAAEHILQML, from the exons ATGGATAATCAGAAAAAGGTTTTGATGCTGACCAACTCCGAGTTGGGACAGGCAAATGTCTTTCTTGCGGTCGCTCATGAGCTATTACAGCTCGACTCACGTGTTCAGGTTGATATTTGCTCCTTTGCGCCATTGGCAAATCACGTCTCGTCGATAACTCAGCCTGGCACCGGCAATGGAGGCAACGGCAGAGTCAGTTTCATCCAGTTATCAGGCCCGTCTTGGAAAGAGGCACTTTTCGGTCGCCCAGATCACCAGTTTCAAGAGCTGTGCGATATACGGCCGACAGTCTGGAACGTTGCAAAGGCCACCAAGCTGACCCGCATTGGTTGCCCCTGGACGCCGGAGGAGGCCTGCGACACGGTCAAACAGCTGGAACAGATAATCACGGACACAAAGCCAGACTTGATTGTCGTCGACAACGCCTTTCCTCCGGCAGTGACAATCTGTTACAAGCTCAAGCCAAACTGGGTCGTACTGTCTCCCAACACTTACAAGGAGTTTGCGCTGGCCAAACAGCCGAATCAGCAATACTACTGGAAATACCCGCC ACCGAGATCTACTATTCCGTTCCCAGTGCCATGGTATCAGATACCCTTGGTGTACTACATGGTCCGAAAGATGTTCCTGAACGATTCCGATACCTGGATGCTCCAACATGTCCAGAAGATGAAAGAGACTATCGATACCGACTATGCAGACTGGGCGTACATATCCATTGTCCCCCCAGAAGGCTTAAAGATCCTTCTTGCGGCCCGCCCAGAGATCGACTTTCCGTTCGATGTTATGCCCAAGCACATGATTCCGTGCGGTCCGATATTGAAGCCTACTCAAGCAATTGGCGATGCGGACCCGGATCTCGCGAAGTGGCTAGCCAGGCGCCCTACCGTTTTCGTGAATTTGGGCACTCATGCATCCGTGACAGAGAAGAAGGCTGTCGAGATGGCGAAGGCCTTGAGGCACCTCCTCCAAAGAGCAGAAAAGAGACACACACAGTTACAGGTTCTCTGGAAGCTTCATCGACGCGGTGACTATGAGCTGTCAAGCTTGTCTGATGTGTTAGGGGAGAAGTGGTTGGAGCATGTCCGCATAACTGACTGGCTTGACGTTGAGCCCACGGCCGTCCTGGAATCTGGGTACATCGCCTGCTCCGTGAATCATGGAGGAGCAAACTCTTTCTTCGAGGCTATTAG TGCCGGAGTACCTCAGGTAATTCTGCCTGTTTGGGGTGACACCTACGACTTTGCGAAGCGCGCGGAGTggctcggcatcggcaagtTTGGTAACCCTCGACATGCACCGGACGTTGATGCTAGGGAGCTTGGGCGTAACTTGGAGAAAGTACTGTTTGGCCCTCGGGCACAGGGAATAAAGGAAAAGGCACAGCGCCTGGCAGATCTTTGTcgcgatggtggtggtggacgacgcATCGCAGCTGAGCATATTTTACAGATGCTTTAG
- a CDS encoding uncharacterized protein (COG:H~EggNog:ENOG503NW3D) — MSESIQGLAAEITALSDSFTKSLAEQKITEPSFKADSPVSYENLSGEMFLQRQTLLDKITDLWYLVQGPSESIFNHVHTCVPDIMALNLMNHFDFWSAVPLDGSSSVKEIADHAQLPEEVVDRVLRHATTLRFFAPDGDFKVTKRVSHSSRSAALAKSSGLRALVSTIIDDAGAPMLATNRALELYSRGKPALTKEIGETAFALYQRGGCIGNYKTSWDFIENDGEGKEKGWRQRNFVEFMRYIKDIFHLESTLAESFDWKALGNATIVDLGGSGGHDSFALAQRFPNLNIVVEDLPHAESVFHRHRPDALKDRVNFKAHDFFNAQPVEADIFLIKLILHDWPDEECVKILKALVPALRPGSKVFFLDYVGHQEADGGAANTPRSIQQMGTATDLRMMALFNAQERPAEAWRTIFKAADERFDVVRLEANPMTFFVALEAVWRG; from the exons ATGAGTGAGAGTATTCAGGGCCTGGCGGCCGAAATCACGGCCCTGTCGGATAGCTTCACGAAGTCGCTGGCTGAACAGAAAATCACCGAGCCGAGTTTCAAGGCTGACAGTCCAGTAAGCTATGAGAACTTGAGCGGCGAGATGTTTCTGCAGCGTCAGACGCTGCTCGACAAGATAACAGATCTATGGTACTTGGTCCAGGGGCCAAGTGAGAGCATCTTCAATCACGTACATACA TGTGTTCCCGACATCATGGCGCTGAATCTCATGAATCACTTCGATTTCTGGTCTGCTGTTCCCTTGGACGGTTCCTCATCCGTCAAGGAGATCGCAGATCACGCACagctgcccgaggaggtggtggaccGCGTCCTCAGACATGCCACCACCTTGCGCTTTTTTGCACCAGACGGCGACTTCAAAGTGACGAAGCGAGTCTCTCACTCCTCTCGTTCCGCAGCTCTCGCCAAGTCTTCCGGACTTCGTGCGCTTGTCTCTACCATCATTGACGACGCAGGAGCGCCCATGCTGGCCACGAACCGCGCGCTGGAGCTTTACTCGCGTGGCAAGCCAGCTCTGACCAAGGAAATCGGCGAAACTGCCTTTGCTCTCTACCAGCGAGGTGGTTGCATTGGCAACTATAAAACGTCATGGGACTTCATTGAGAATGATGGTGAGGGCAAAGAGAAGGGTTGGCGCCAAAGAAACTTCGTCGAGTTTATGCGCTACATCAAAGACATTTTCCACCTGGAGTCCACACTGGCCGAGTCTTTTGACTGGAAGGCTCTCGGAAACGCGACCATTGTTGATCTCGGTGGCTCCGGAGGCCATGATTCATTCGCCCTGGCGCAGCGCTTCCCAAATCTCAAcattgtcgtcgaggatcttCCCCACGCCGAGTCGGTCTTCCATCGGCACCGCCCAGACGCCCTTAAAGACCGTGTCAATTTTAAAGCTCACGACTTCTTCAACGCGCAGCCCGTTGAAGCTGACATTTTCCTCATCAAGCTCATTCTACACGATTGGCCAGATGAAGAATGCGTCAAAATCCTCAAGGCTCTGGTACCTGCGCTGCGACCGGGCAGCAAAGTCTTCTTCCTGGATTATGTTGGACACCAGGAGGCCGATGGGGGCGCCGCAAACACACCACGCTCAATTCAGCAGATGGGTACAGCCACAGACCTGAGGATGATGGCTCTTTTCAACGCTCAGGAGCGCCCGGCTGAGGCATGGAGGACGATTTTCAAGGCGGCAGACGAGAGGTTCGACGTTGTGCGACTGGAGGCCAACCCCATGACCTTCTTCGTTGCCTTGGAAGCAGTTTGGAGGGGCTAG
- a CDS encoding uncharacterized protein (EggNog:ENOG503PBCD~COG:Q) translates to MLDGILPIQDSFCCPPVQSGTPPSIISCHHLENYRRLSAIPGYCHLVAPTLEMDGTVLPQFPKLSLHVSRDNVDPNEIVTAWLSKLQICFEERKFASLSESFLTDCWWRDMLGLSWDITTKRGFENISTYLHDSDVVMTDLKPSSGGLKPFLVEWSGDFWVQSAFSFQTKFGKGHGVLKLVNEPSGEWKVWTVYTELVQLHFQEELETRRIRGGAPLLHDRQANGDKVEPSVVIVGAGQAGISLAARLHAMGIRTRVVDRWARVGDSWRKRYETIMLNTPTFTDHYPFMKYPDNWPEWLNRDQTADFLEHYSQIMGLDVQLNTAVTSVRRVGSKYEVRVNGPHGEDVLYPDHVVLATGNYSDVPITPSFKNQGAFKGIIYHSIAHQSARNVPDVKTQRVVVIGSSTSGHDIAQDFVRCGAQEVSMVQRNPIFCLSRDTWRNLQLGLWNTPGLTTEEADLLGNSIPIALIRSMSIGLTRKMAKADREMLAGLRKAGLAIRTGEDGYGLADHQLITGGHYYIDQGACQMIIDGRIKVHQCEGGVQELGERSVILADGTSIAADVIVFATGYERNILTVRKLMGDDVADKLEGFGSFDHEQERKGWWRPTGIPGFWFMTGSFSWCRQFSRTLALQIAHAIKGGDMPLSNGNGHVD, encoded by the exons ATGCTCGACGGTATACTGCCCATCCAAGATTCGTTCTGTTGCCCACCGGTTCAGTCAGGAACACCCCCTTCCATTATCAGCTGCCACCACCTTGAGAATTACCGGCGCCTTTCCGCGATCCCGGGTTATTGCCACCTTGTGGCACCAACTCTCGAGATGGATGGCACCGTGCTACCTCAGTTTCCAAAACTTAGCCTCCATGTGAGCAGGGACAACGTTGATCCCAATGAAATCGTCACAGCGTGGCTCTCCAAGCTGCAAATATGTTTCGAAGAGCGCAAGTTTGCCAGCCTTTCGGAGTCCTTCCTCACGGACTGCTGGTGGCGAGACATGCTGGGACTGTCATGGGATATCACCACCAAGAGGGGCTTCGAGAACATTAGCACGTATCTGCATGACTCCGATGTCGTCATGACCGATCTTAAGCCTTCATCCGGAGGGTTGAAGCCATTCCTTGTCGAATGGTCTGGAGACTTTTGGGTGCAGTCGGCTTTTTCTTTCCAAACGAAATTTGGTAAAGGCCATGGTGTCTTGAAACTGGTGAACGAGCCCAGCGGAGAGTGGAAAGTATGGACCGTATACACGGAGCTAGTTCAGCTTCACTTCCAGGAAGAATTAGAGACACGAAGGATTCGAGGGGGCGCGCCCTTATTGCATGACCGCCaggccaacggcgacaaAGTTGAGCCATCAGTTGTCATCGTTGGCGCAG GCCAAGCCGGCATATCGTTGGCCGCTCGCCTTCATGCCATGGGGATTAGAacccgcgtcgtcgacaggtGGGCGCGTGTCGGCGATTCCTGGAGAAAGCGATACGAAACCATCATGCTCAATACGCCGACCTTCACTGACCACTATCCGTTCATGAAGTATCCTGACAATTGGCCCGAATGGCTCAATCGGGATCAGACCGCCGATTTCCTGGAGCACTACTCGCAAATCATGGGCCTTGATGTGCAGCTCAATACTGCGGTCACGTCCGTGAGAAGGGTTGGGTCAAAATACGAAGTTCGAGTTAATGGCCCGCACGGAGAAGATGTCCTCTACCCAGACCACGTCGTGCTTGCCACCGGAAACTACAGCGACGTTCCCATCACTCCTAGCTTCAAGAACCAGGGGGCGTTCAAAGGTATCATCTACCATTCAATCGCGCATCAGTCGGCCCGAAACGTGCCCGATGTCAAGACCCAGAGAGTCGTCGTTATTgggagcagcaccagcggaCACGATATTGCCCAGGACTTTGTGCGCTGTGGCGCGCAAGAAGTGTCCATGGTTCAGCGCAACCCCATTTTCTGCCTGTCTAGGGATACGTGGAGGAacctccagctcggcctgtGGAACACACCAGGTCTGACAACTGAAGAGGCGGATCTGCTCGGAAACTCTATCCCTATCGCTCTCATTCGCTCCATGAGCATTGGCCTGACGCGTAagatggccaaggccgaTCGAGAGATGCTCGCCGGACTTAGGAAGGCTGGACTTGCCATCCGTACCGGTGAGGACGGATATGGACTCGCAGACCATCAGCTTATCACTGGAGGGCATTATTACATCGATCAGGGAGCCTGCCAGATGATCATCGATGGGCGCATCAAGGTCCATCAGTGCGAGGGAGGTGTGCAAGAGCTCGGGGAGCGATCTGTCATATTGGCAGACGGGACAAGCATAGCCGCAGACGTGATTGTTTTTGCGACCGGCTACGAGAGGAATATCTTGACGGTGCGAAAGCTTATGGGAGACGACGTTGCGGACAAACTTGAAGGCTTTGGGTCGTTCGATCACGAGCAAGAGAGAAAGGGCTGGTGGAGGCCGACGGGGATACCTGGCTTCTGGTTCATGACGGGCAGCTTTTCATGGTGCCGACAATTTTCTCGGACGCTGGCATTACAGATCGCCCATGCTATCAAGGGAGGGGACATGCCCCTGAGCAATGGGAATGGGCATGTAGACTAG
- a CDS encoding uncharacterized protein (EggNog:ENOG503NU5W~COG:C) has protein sequence MPSAVGSKTTVRVLIAGGSYAGLAVAVNLLDLHHGLPPRMAPEPYVIDDQWPKVQFEIVIVDERDGFFHVVGSPLALADFNYSKQAWVPFKDLKLSKEPNVKFIHGKLSHVDCSAKRATVLAHDSNEENILDYDYMVTATGLRRDWPVVPQSLTYSDYLAEVHNHIKEAQNARHGVMVVGGGAVGVEMAAELKLVMPDIKVMLAHSRDKLLSSEGLTDECKDTSLDLLKGADVETFMGHRMESCDKIEAGGRSGEYDVKFTNGVQVPASMVITAISNGVPSTRFLPGAAVAPSGHVRIQPNLMFPADTPNFEYHYCAGDAAKWSGIKRCGGAMHGGYCIAMNIHQKTLENSVGHEPQYRELVYLAPMIAMAVGKSAVASNPDSTRSGPEVLKKYFGTDLYLSGCWKWLGLEIPESERSYSATL, from the exons ATGCCGTCCGCCGTGGGCTCGAAGACAACGGTCAGGGTTCTGATTGCCGGCGGTAGCTATGCGGGCCTCGCCGTGGCAGTCAACCTCCTGGACCTACACCATGGCCTACCCCCTCGCATGGCTCCGGAGCCCTATGTCATCGACGACCAGTGGCCCAAAGTCCAGTTCGAGATTGTGATTGTCGATGAGAGAGATGGGTTTT tccacgtcgtcggctcTCCACTTGCCTTGGCCGACTTCAACTACTCCAAGCAGGCGTGGGTCCCGTTCAAGGACCTGAAGCTTTCCAAGGAACCCAACGTCAAGTTCATCCACGGAAAGCTGTCGCACGTGGATTGCAGCGCCAAGAGGGCTACAGTGCTTGCCCACGATAGCAACGAGGAGAATATCCTTGACTATGACTACATGGTCACCGCCACCGGGTTAAGGAGAGATTGGCCGGTAGTTCCGCAGTCGCTTACTTATTCGGACTATTTGGCAGAGGTACACAACCATATCAAAGAAGCTCAAAACGCAAGACACGGCGTCATGGttgtcggcggtggcgctgTCGGGGTGGAAATGGCGGCCGAATTGAAGCTCGTCATGCCTGACATCAAGGTTATGCTCGCTCACTCTCGCGACAAACTTCTCTCGTCTGAGGGTCTTACCGATGAGTGTAAGGATACGTCCTTGGATCTGCTCAAGGGAGCAGATGTCGAAACATTCATGGGCCATCGAATGGAAAGCTGCGACAAGATCGAAGCAGGAGGACGCTCCGGTGAATACGACGTCAAGTTCACCAACGGCGTCCAGGTTCCAGCGAGCATGGTCATCACGGCCATTTCCAATGGTGTACCGTCAACGAGGTTCCTCcccggtgccgccgtcgccccttCGGGGCATGTTCGCATTCAACCCAA CTTAATGTTCCCCGCCGACACGCCAAACTTCGAGTACCATTACTGCGCCGGAGACGCAGCCAAATGGTCTGGCATCaagcgctgcggcggcgccatgcaTGGCGGATACTGCATCGCCATGAACATTCACCAAAAAACATTGGAGAACAGCGTTGGCCATGAGCCACAGTACCGGGAGCTCGTGTATCTTGCGCCCATGATTGCGATGGCCGTTGGCAAGAGCGCCGTTGCGTCAAACCCCGACTCTACAAGATCGGGGCCGGAGGTGCTGAAGAAATATTTCGGCACCGATCTGTATCTCTCCG GCTGCTGGAAGTGGTTGGGGCTCGAGATTCCAGAGTCGGAGAGAAGTTACTCAGCAACGTTGTGA